ATTGGCTTTTTCTGATGGTTAGGATACTTTATACTAAATATTCATATTTTTTTAGCCATTCCTGCATGCGCTTAGATAGTTTTTCTTGTATTTCGCTCCATGGTTCAAATTTATCACCTATTTTTTTACCGAACTCATCTGTCAAATTGCTTAGATAATTCTCCAAATCCGAAAACATTTCTTTTCCGGCTAGGTTGTTTAGTTGATAAGGATCATTTAAATTATCATATAGTACCCAGGAACCTTCAAGAGTTTTAGCGTATGTATAGCGTTCAGTCCTTACACCACGCCATTCCTGATACTCATACCATTTGTAGGCTGCCATTATGTACACTGCTTCAGGTCTCTTTCCTGTTCCATTTGTAATGACCCAGGATAGATCATTCCCCTGAACATATGATGGCACAGGCATAGACATAAGTCCAAGGAGAGTAGGCATGAAATCAGGGGCATTTATTAAAACATCAGTTCTTGTTCCTTTTCGTATCTTAGCTGGATATCTTATAATTAAAGGGATACCTACGGATTCTTCCCACGGAGCATTTTTTAACATAGTTCCCTGAGACCATAACATATCTCCATGATCAGATGAAAATACAACTATAGTATTCTCTGTAAGATTTAAGTCATGAAGTTTTTGCATGATTTTACCTACATTATTATCTATAGCGGAAATATGAGCATAATATCCACGTAAAATTTTTTTATTGGGTTTTTGATAATGCGGGTCCCTGCAGTAGGCGTGAGTTGCAAATATTTTATTATCAAGGGGTTTTGCATTTGGGGGGAATTCTAATGAATCCTCATTATATAAATCCTTCCACTCTTCGGGTACACTTTCATATGGATCATGGGGAGGTCCGTATGATAGAAATACAGTGAATGGATTATCCTTTTGCTCCTCAATAAAATCCAAAGCTAATTGTGTGTATGTATCTACATCATATCCATCTATATATTTTTTAGTAGTATCGTCGTTTAAGTAATAAAAATTATTCATATAATCATGGCTGCAATTTGTAACAGCCCATAAATCATTAAAACCAAGCCTATGTACACCTTCGGGAATATATTCGGTGCGCAGATTTTCAGGTCCAAATAAATGCCATTTTCCAATATATCCGGTTTTATATCCGGCTTTTAAAAACTCATAAGCAATACTCATCTTTCCTTCTAGTATATGATCTGCAAGGGGAACGTCATTAATATATGCTTGATTAAAGGATGGATAAGTACCTGTTAACATGAGAATACTTGGTTAGAATCATGCTACCACATGGAGCAGAACCAGGTATGAAAATATATGCAGAATTAGGAGATGAAAGTCATAAGGCTTGGTGCATGCAATATTTTCCATATGTTTATAAGGGAACTGAAAAGCTTGTCTGGTATACTCCGGTTATTCCTTTCAGAATAATGGTAGATCCTTCGGGTGAAGGCAACTACATACCTCTTGCAACGGAAAACTCACACACATTTGAGGTATTTCCGGGAGAACCTGATAAACTATATGCTATAGTGCCGTCTTATATTGAAGATCACAACTGGGTAAAAACGGGAGAAGTAGTATATTCAAACAATTCAAAAAATATTAAGGGATTAAGGCTAGTTATAACTGATAAATTTAATAATCCTATTAATCAGGCTAACCAACATAATCAACATAAAAAATATAATGAACATATTGGCAAACAAAGTATTGATAAAATTGAGCAACAAAAGCCAAATGATAATAATGGTAATATTGATGTCATTAGTAACATTAATAATACTGTACATAGGGTAAGTGTTATATCAAAAGTTAAAACAGGAGAAAAAAAGGTCAAAAGTCTAAAGGCCATTTCGAATCCGTTCCTGAT
Above is a genomic segment from Clostridia bacterium containing:
- a CDS encoding sulfatase-like hydrolase/transferase, whose product is MLTGTYPSFNQAYINDVPLADHILEGKMSIAYEFLKAGYKTGYIGKWHLFGPENLRTEYIPEGVHRLGFNDLWAVTNCSHDYMNNFYYLNDDTTKKYIDGYDVDTYTQLALDFIEEQKDNPFTVFLSYGPPHDPYESVPEEWKDLYNEDSLEFPPNAKPLDNKIFATHAYCRDPHYQKPNKKILRGYYAHISAIDNNVGKIMQKLHDLNLTENTIVVFSSDHGDMLWSQGTMLKNAPWEESVGIPLIIRYPAKIRKGTRTDVLINAPDFMPTLLGLMSMPVPSYVQGNDLSWVITNGTGKRPEAVYIMAAYKWYEYQEWRGVRTERYTYAKTLEGSWVLYDNLNDPYQLNNLAGKEMFSDLENYLSNLTDEFGKKIGDKFEPWSEIQEKLSKRMQEWLKKYEYLV